A window of Streptomyces sp. NBC_01241 genomic DNA:
CCAGCCGGATCCGTCCCACCCGGACCACGAGCTCTGCAAGGAGAACGTGCAGATGCTCAGGGCCCAGACGGACGCGCAGGGCCGCGCCCTGGAGGTCATCGAGGTCCCGGCCCCGACCGTCGTGCAGGACGAGGAGGGTCAGTGGGTCGACTACTCGTACATCAACCACTACGTCTGCAACGGCGGCGTGGTGCTGTGCGCCTTCGACGATCCCCGTGACGAGAACGCCGCGGGCATCTTCCGTCGCCTCTACCCCGGCCGCGCGGTCACGCTGGTCGACGCCCGCACGATCTTCGCGGGCGGGGGCGGTATCCACTGCATCACTCAGCAGCAGCCTGCTGTAGGCGGCTGAGCGGCGGATCCGGTAGAACGTACGGGTGAACGAGATGCTCTGCGCGGCGGCCGCAGCATGACCCCGCCCTCCGCCCGGCGGCGCAATACGGCGCCGCCCCGTGAGTCCCTGCTCGCAGCCGCCATGGCCACCATCGCCGAGCGCGGGCTCGACGGGCTGACCATGGCGGGGCTCGGACGCGAGGTCGGGATGAGCAGCGGGCACCTTCTGTACTACTTCCGGACCAAGGACGAGCTCCTGCTGCAGACCCTGGAGTGGAGCGAGGGGCGCCTCGGCGCCGAGCGCAGCGCCCTGCTCTCCCAGCAGGCCCCCGCCGCCGAGCGGCTCGACCACTATGTGGATCTGTACGTCCCCGAAGGACCGCGCGACCCCCATTGGGCGCTCTGGCTGGAGGTCTGGAACCGCTCGCAGAACGCCGACGCCGACGCCCGCGGTCGGCAGGCCGCCATCGAGGGGGCCTGGCACCGGGACTTGGTGGCGCTGCTCGCCGAGGGCGTTTCGCGGGGGGAATTCCGCGCCGTGGACCCGGACCGGTTCGCCACCCGATTGCGCGCCCTGCTCGACGGCTTCAGCGTCCATGTCGTCGTCGGCATACCGGGTACGGGACGTGAGCAAGTCCTCTCCCACGTAAGGGAGTTCCTTCAGAGCTCGCTGCTTCCCTGAACGCAACGCACATAAGTACGCGTGATCGTTGCCCGCCCGGTTCTTGTTGCGCTCCCGGCTGTTCGGGCACGGTGACGGACCATGGGACGAGAGCAGTGGAAGAAAATCTGGGTCGGCTCCGCCGGCAACATGGTCGAGTGGTTCGACTGGTTCGTGTACGCGACCTTCGCGGTCTACTTCGCGGACTCGTTCTTCCCCGCGGGCAATGAGACCGCCAACCTCATGAACACCATGGGGATCTTCGCCGTCGGTTTCTTCATGAGGCCCGTCGGCGGGTGGCTGCTAGGCCGGATCGGTGACCGCAGGGGCCGTAAGGCCGCGCTCACCCTCACCGTCACCCTCATGTCGGCCTCCGCGATCCTCATCGCCGTCGCGCCGACGTACGACGTCGCGGGCTACGGCGGCGTCGCCGTCCTGCTGGTGGCCCGGCTCCTGCAGGGCCTCTCCGTCGGCGGCGAGTACGCCGCCAGCGCCACGTACCTGACCGAGGCCTCCGCACCCCACCGGCGCGGCTTCGCCTCCAGCTTCCAGTACGTGTCCATGACCGCCGGACAACTCGTCGGCCTCGGCCTCCAGATCGTCCTCCAGCGCAATATGTCCGATGCCGCGCTGCACAGCTGGGGCTGGCGCATCCCGTTTATCGTCGGCGCGCTCGGCGCCGCAATCGTCTTCTACCTGCGCCGCTCGATGCTGGAGACCGAGGTCTACGCGGAGTCCGGCGCCGCCGAGCAGGAGGACCGCGGCACCCTGAAGGCGCTGTGGCGGCACAAACGCGAGGCGTTCCTCGTGATGGCGCTGACCATGGGCGGGACCGTCGCGTACTACACGTACACGACCTACCTCACCAAGTTCCTCTCCAAGAGCGCCGGCATGGAGAAGTCCACCGCCTCGCTCGTCAGCTTCTGCGCCCTGTTCGTCTTCATGTGCATCCAGCCGCTGGCCGGAATGCTCTCCGACCGGATCGGCCGCCGCCCGCTGCTGATCACCTTCGCCGTCGGCTCCACGTTCCTGACCGTGCCGATCATGACGATGCTCAAGCACGCCGGCACCTTCTGGCCCGCCCTCGGCCTGGCGCTCCTCGCCCTGGTCGTCGTCACCGGATACACCTCGATCAACGCCTGCGTGAAGGCCGAACTCTTCCCGACCGGCATCCGCGCCCTGGGCGTCGCCCTCCCGTACGCCATCGCCAACGCGCTCTTCGGCGGCACCGCCGAATACGTGGCGCTCTGGTTCAAGAAGGCCGGCATCGAGTCCGGCTTCTACTGGTATGTCGCCGGGTGTGCCGCGGTCTCCCTGATCGTCTACCTGGCCATGCGCGAGACCCGCGACATCGACCTGGGCCGGGTCGGCGCCGGCAAGCGCGGACAGGAGCGCTCGGAGCCGTCCGGAGCGACCACCGTCACGCCCGCATCCTGAGACGGGGCAGGGCACGGAGGTGGCCCTGTGCAAGACTGCCTCCGTGCCCTCGTTCGTCATGATTATTGGCAACAGGCGCGCCGGTCCGCAGTGACCGCCCCGTACCACCTACGTGCGGCGCGGCCACCGTGCCCCAGACCCGCGCGCAGACCTCTCGCACCCGCGAGGGGTTTTTTCGTTTTCCGGCCCTCACCTCGGCCGGGGCGAGGCGCGCGGGATGATGGGGGCAAGTGGAGCCAGATCGTCCGGATCCACTCATCCGACAGGAGTCAGACCAGCATGACCACCAAGGCCAAGGCCAGCGACGACAGTTTCCACGTCTTCGACACCACACTGCGCGACGGGGCCCAGCGTGAAGGCATCAACCTGACGGTCGCGGACAAGCTGACCATTGCCCGGCACCTGGACAACTTCGGCGTGGGCTTCATCGAGGGCGGCTGGCCCGGCGCCAACCCCCGGGACACCGAGTTCTTCGCCCGCGCCCAGCAGGAGATCGAGTTCGAGAACGCCCAGCTGGTCGCCTTCGGCGCGACCCGCCGGGCCGGTGGCAAGGCCGCCGAGGACCCCCAGGTCAAGGCACTGCTGGAGTCCGGCGCCCCGGTGATCACGCTGGTCGCCAAGTCCCACGACCGCCATGTGGAACTCGCCCTGCGCACCACCCTCGAAGAGAACCTGGAGATGGTCCGCGACACCGTCTCCTTCCTGCGCGAGCAGGGCCGCCGGGTCTTCGTCGACTGCGAGCACTTCTTCGACGGCTACCGCGCCAACCCCGAGTACGCCAAGGCCGTCGTCCGGGCCGCCGCCGAGGCCGGCGCCGATGTCGTCATCCTCTGCGACACCAACGGCGGCATGCTCCCCGCGCAGGTCACGGCCGTCGTCTCCACCGTGCTCGCCGACACCGGCGCCCGGCTCGGCATCCACGCCCAGGACGACACCGGCTGCGCCGTCGCCAACACCCTCGCCGCCGTCGACGCGGGCGCCACCCACGTCCAGTGCACCGCCAACGGCTACGGCGAACGGGTCGGCAACGCCAACCTCTTCCCCGTCGTCGCCGCCCTGGAACTCAAGTACGGCAAGACCGTCCTCCCCGAGGGTGCGCTCGCCGACATGACCCGCGTCTCCCACGCGATCGCCGAGGTCGTCAATCTGACGCCCTCCACCCACCAGCCCTATGTGGGGGTTTCCGCCTTCGCCCACAAGGCCGGACTGCACGCCTCCGCGATCAAGGTCGACCCGGACCTGTACCAGCACATCGACCCCGCGCTGGTCGGCAACACCATGCGGATGCTGGTCTCCGACATGGCCGGCCGTGCCTCCATCGAGCTCAAGGGCAAGGAGCTCGGCATCGACCTCGGCGGCGACCGCGAACTCGTCGGCCGCGTCGTCGAACGCGTCAAGGAGCGCGAACTCAAGGGCTATACGTACGAGGCCGCCGATGCCTCCTTCGAACTGCTGCTGCGCGCCGAGGCGGAGGGCCGGGCACGCAGCTACTTCCGTACCGAGTCCTGGCGTGCCATCGTCGAGGACCGCCCCGACGGGACGCACGCCAACGAGGCGACCGTGAAGCTCTGGGCCAACGGCGAGCGCATCGTCGCCACCGCCGAGGGCAACGGCCCGGTCAACGCACTCGACCGGGCGCTGCGCGTCGCGCTGGAACGGATCTACCCGCAGCTCGCCAAGCTGGAACTGGTCGACTACAAGGTCCGCATCCTCGAAGGCCGGACCGGCACCGAGTCCACCACCCGAGTCCTCATCACCACGGGCGACGGCAGCGGCGACTGGGCGACCGTGGGCGTAGCGGAGAACGTTATCGCGGCCTCCTGGCAGGCGCTGGAGGACGCGTACACGTACGGGCTGCTGCGCGCCGGGGTCGAGCCCACGGAGTAGCGGAGTCGCTCCTCGGCCGCCGGGCGGGCCCGGCCCCGGGCCCGTCCGGCGGCCGAGGAATGTGAGCCACCGGGTGCATTCAGAACCTGAACGCATAACGCAACCTGCCCGTACGGGAAATGGGTACGGACCAATGTCGG
This region includes:
- the cimA gene encoding citramalate synthase, with amino-acid sequence MTTKAKASDDSFHVFDTTLRDGAQREGINLTVADKLTIARHLDNFGVGFIEGGWPGANPRDTEFFARAQQEIEFENAQLVAFGATRRAGGKAAEDPQVKALLESGAPVITLVAKSHDRHVELALRTTLEENLEMVRDTVSFLREQGRRVFVDCEHFFDGYRANPEYAKAVVRAAAEAGADVVILCDTNGGMLPAQVTAVVSTVLADTGARLGIHAQDDTGCAVANTLAAVDAGATHVQCTANGYGERVGNANLFPVVAALELKYGKTVLPEGALADMTRVSHAIAEVVNLTPSTHQPYVGVSAFAHKAGLHASAIKVDPDLYQHIDPALVGNTMRMLVSDMAGRASIELKGKELGIDLGGDRELVGRVVERVKERELKGYTYEAADASFELLLRAEAEGRARSYFRTESWRAIVEDRPDGTHANEATVKLWANGERIVATAEGNGPVNALDRALRVALERIYPQLAKLELVDYKVRILEGRTGTESTTRVLITTGDGSGDWATVGVAENVIAASWQALEDAYTYGLLRAGVEPTE
- a CDS encoding TetR/AcrR family transcriptional regulator; this translates as MTPPSARRRNTAPPRESLLAAAMATIAERGLDGLTMAGLGREVGMSSGHLLYYFRTKDELLLQTLEWSEGRLGAERSALLSQQAPAAERLDHYVDLYVPEGPRDPHWALWLEVWNRSQNADADARGRQAAIEGAWHRDLVALLAEGVSRGEFRAVDPDRFATRLRALLDGFSVHVVVGIPGTGREQVLSHVREFLQSSLLP
- a CDS encoding MFS transporter, yielding MGREQWKKIWVGSAGNMVEWFDWFVYATFAVYFADSFFPAGNETANLMNTMGIFAVGFFMRPVGGWLLGRIGDRRGRKAALTLTVTLMSASAILIAVAPTYDVAGYGGVAVLLVARLLQGLSVGGEYAASATYLTEASAPHRRGFASSFQYVSMTAGQLVGLGLQIVLQRNMSDAALHSWGWRIPFIVGALGAAIVFYLRRSMLETEVYAESGAAEQEDRGTLKALWRHKREAFLVMALTMGGTVAYYTYTTYLTKFLSKSAGMEKSTASLVSFCALFVFMCIQPLAGMLSDRIGRRPLLITFAVGSTFLTVPIMTMLKHAGTFWPALGLALLALVVVTGYTSINACVKAELFPTGIRALGVALPYAIANALFGGTAEYVALWFKKAGIESGFYWYVAGCAAVSLIVYLAMRETRDIDLGRVGAGKRGQERSEPSGATTVTPAS